A DNA window from Pseudomonas sp. B21-056 contains the following coding sequences:
- a CDS encoding OprD family porin — protein MRSVFKRSECLCASLIVGLVPEVFAEGFVEDSHANVQFRNYYFNDDYHEGANDRREWAQGFLLNLKSGFTPGAIGFALEGQGLAAIRLDSSPEHANTGLLPVNSDGHAASEFSSFGLTGKVKYKDVMFSQGTSELKIPVLVTNDGRVLPQTVTGSQVEYKGVEGLYIQAGHLEQEKLRNSSDNQDFTPTGYVGAEGADFDFAGGRYSLDKQLSVSYYYGEMKDFYSQAFFGLNHKLNIGSVSLTSDLRYFSSNKAGSAWAGNIDADMFSGLWTLGYGNHALGLGYQKVTGDTSLPYINGGSVYSFTNANVGKFVQANEHTTMLRYDYDFVGMGLPGLSFMARYYKAGGGEYKGRAASEWERDSALKYVVQSGTLKGLGIEYKGATFRTDYSANHDDNRFYLTYDLAIW, from the coding sequence ATGCGTTCTGTTTTTAAACGTAGTGAGTGTTTGTGCGCGTCATTAATAGTTGGCCTGGTTCCAGAAGTTTTTGCTGAGGGCTTTGTAGAGGACTCGCATGCGAATGTGCAATTTCGAAATTACTATTTCAATGATGACTATCACGAAGGCGCTAATGATCGGCGGGAGTGGGCGCAGGGCTTTCTGCTCAATTTAAAGTCGGGATTCACGCCTGGGGCCATTGGCTTCGCCCTGGAGGGTCAGGGACTTGCGGCCATTCGCTTGGACTCCAGTCCAGAGCACGCTAACACCGGTTTATTGCCCGTTAACTCGGACGGCCATGCAGCCTCTGAGTTCTCCAGTTTTGGCTTGACCGGTAAAGTAAAATATAAGGATGTCATGTTCAGTCAGGGGACATCCGAGCTTAAAATTCCCGTATTGGTAACCAATGATGGGCGTGTATTGCCGCAAACAGTCACAGGGAGCCAGGTTGAATATAAAGGTGTAGAGGGACTTTATATTCAGGCTGGCCATCTTGAACAGGAGAAGTTGCGTAATTCTTCTGATAATCAAGACTTTACGCCCACCGGTTACGTCGGAGCGGAGGGCGCTGATTTTGATTTTGCCGGCGGGCGATACAGTTTAGATAAGCAGCTCAGTGTCTCGTATTACTACGGCGAGATGAAGGACTTCTACAGCCAGGCTTTTTTTGGGTTGAACCATAAGCTGAATATCGGATCAGTTTCGCTGACTTCGGATCTCCGCTATTTTTCGAGTAATAAGGCGGGTAGTGCCTGGGCTGGAAATATCGACGCCGATATGTTCAGTGGACTCTGGACGCTGGGGTATGGCAATCACGCGCTGGGCCTTGGGTACCAGAAAGTGACCGGTGATACTTCATTGCCATACATTAATGGTGGCTCCGTCTACTCATTTACCAACGCCAATGTTGGTAAGTTCGTTCAGGCCAACGAACACACGACCATGCTTCGCTATGATTACGACTTCGTCGGAATGGGATTGCCGGGGCTCTCCTTCATGGCCCGATATTACAAGGCCGGTGGCGGAGAGTACAAAGGACGAGCAGCCAGCGAATGGGAGCGTGATTCTGCGCTGAAGTACGTGGTGCAGAGTGGAACACTTAAAGGACTGGGCATTGAGTATAAGGGGGCGACCTTCCGTACTGACTACTCGGCCAATCACGATGATAATCGGTTTTATCTGACCTATGACTTGGCTATCTGGTAG
- a CDS encoding LysR family transcriptional regulator yields the protein MNFKQLEALQAIIATGSTIGAGARMGLSQSAVSRLLAQLEESLGLTLFARKKGRLMATPEAGELLAEISKVVDQIQRVQRLADEIRVGGVRKTLIKVGVPTSMAQQMMPRVVSGFLEQHEDAVVEIVSGSYEAIERAILDRSADLGIVRMPSELADFEINYKITTEAVCVMPSGHPLSQKTSVAIEDLRNIPLVLLGRQRTLRTDLDLAFRAAKLSPHVRVEVHSAAVACGFVAEGLGVSIINSLLASHFDQLPIVSRPLKPSIEYSFGLAFHANQPRSRVVDDFARHFIAYLSEHSATFS from the coding sequence ATGAACTTCAAGCAACTCGAAGCCCTTCAGGCGATCATCGCGACGGGGTCCACCATCGGCGCTGGTGCTCGGATGGGTTTATCACAATCAGCCGTAAGCCGGCTCCTGGCGCAGCTTGAGGAGTCGCTCGGGTTAACCCTGTTCGCACGGAAGAAAGGCCGCCTGATGGCGACCCCCGAAGCGGGTGAATTGCTGGCGGAAATAAGCAAAGTTGTGGATCAGATCCAGCGAGTCCAACGTCTGGCGGACGAGATTCGAGTCGGAGGCGTGCGCAAGACGTTGATCAAGGTTGGGGTGCCGACGAGCATGGCGCAGCAAATGATGCCCCGCGTTGTGTCCGGCTTCCTGGAGCAGCATGAAGATGCCGTAGTGGAGATCGTATCGGGCTCCTATGAAGCGATCGAACGGGCGATCCTGGACCGCTCTGCAGACCTTGGAATTGTTCGGATGCCCAGCGAACTCGCTGACTTCGAGATCAATTACAAAATCACCACCGAGGCCGTTTGTGTCATGCCCTCCGGCCATCCCCTGAGCCAGAAAACGTCTGTTGCAATCGAAGACCTGCGAAACATCCCACTCGTGCTGCTGGGACGACAACGTACGTTGCGAACCGATCTGGACCTGGCCTTTCGCGCCGCCAAACTGAGTCCCCATGTCCGGGTAGAGGTTCACTCTGCGGCAGTCGCCTGCGGTTTCGTAGCGGAGGGACTAGGGGTATCCATCATCAACTCACTGCTCGCGTCTCATTTCGACCAGCTCCCCATCGTGTCACGTCCTCTAAAACCATCGATCGAATATTCATTTGGATTGGCCTTTCACGCCAATCAACCACGGTCCAGGGTGGTGGACGATTTTGCCAGGCACTTCATCGCCTACCTGAGCGAGCACAGCGCCACATTTTCATAG
- a CDS encoding ABC transporter substrate-binding protein gives MTFSRTLRHLLISTLFAAPLAQAAESFVLHVGDQNYYNVRASVEASGVLEGAPYRVDWKHFQAAAPLAEALGTGDLDLGFLGDSGFLFLAAKQAPVKLIGVSRQNPDTIALLVPKDSPVKTIADLKGKKIAYWPGAWSQQLTLRALEQAGLPENHVKLIKLMPIDAAAALPQGSIDAFPVWEPYISQQILFSGARPILTAKNLMPGLSAIAASTPAIDSKREAIADFLARVKQARAWVDTHTDQYADLWAKKANLDQDVSRHWLRQAHMSVGPVDQQAAADLQSTADFLFSVKALPAPLATAAMIDTSFSQALSH, from the coding sequence ATGACATTCTCTCGAACCTTGCGCCATCTGCTTATCAGTACATTATTCGCCGCCCCCCTGGCCCAGGCCGCCGAGTCGTTTGTGCTGCATGTCGGTGACCAGAATTACTACAACGTACGGGCTTCAGTGGAAGCCTCCGGTGTGCTTGAGGGTGCCCCTTATCGCGTTGACTGGAAACACTTCCAGGCCGCCGCGCCCCTGGCGGAAGCCCTCGGCACCGGTGACCTGGACTTGGGATTTCTCGGTGATTCGGGCTTCCTGTTCCTGGCCGCCAAGCAGGCGCCGGTCAAGTTGATCGGTGTCTCGCGGCAAAACCCGGACACCATCGCGCTACTGGTACCCAAGGATTCGCCGGTCAAGACCATCGCCGACCTCAAGGGCAAGAAGATTGCCTATTGGCCCGGTGCCTGGAGCCAGCAACTGACGCTGCGTGCTCTGGAGCAGGCCGGCTTGCCCGAGAATCATGTCAAACTGATCAAGCTGATGCCCATCGACGCGGCCGCCGCCTTGCCCCAAGGCAGCATCGACGCCTTCCCGGTGTGGGAACCCTACATCTCGCAACAGATTCTGTTTTCCGGCGCACGGCCGATCCTGACGGCGAAGAACCTGATGCCCGGCCTTAGCGCCATCGCCGCCTCGACGCCGGCCATCGACAGCAAGCGTGAAGCGATCGCAGACTTCCTTGCTCGCGTGAAACAAGCCCGCGCCTGGGTTGACACCCATACCGACCAATACGCCGACCTATGGGCGAAAAAAGCCAATCTCGACCAGGATGTCTCGCGTCATTGGTTACGTCAGGCCCACATGAGCGTCGGCCCGGTGGACCAGCAGGCCGCCGCCGATCTGCAAAGTACTGCGGACTTCCTGTTCAGCGTCAAGGCGCTGCCGGCTCCGCTGGCCACTGCCGCGATGATCGATACGTCCTTCAGCCAGGCGTTGAGTCATTGA
- a CDS encoding serine hydrolase: MQTVINQLNQICEEQPYITAWHVKNLVTGEVAHRSGHTAFAAGSTRKTSILMAVLREVHRGHLDLNEQILYEDRLREGVVSGTFKYLTPGFSISLRDALVQMIIVSDNVCTRMVLERIELAQINGFCQAIGMHDTVHRNTIPRPDLPMDHKLEEVTTISAFDQGLLYDLILQGSVDPGAATLLGCSPELCTFALEVLSWQKLRTKMASLLPADAKVAHKGGTGKRGRMDGGIVYRDGVPRFIFTGYTDQVPLIMPNGLPGYASAFSTLGRLARVCWDGFPSTGALAHG, from the coding sequence ATGCAGACCGTGATAAACCAACTCAACCAAATTTGTGAAGAGCAACCCTACATCACCGCTTGGCACGTTAAGAATTTAGTCACTGGTGAAGTTGCACACCGCAGCGGCCATACCGCATTCGCTGCCGGAAGCACACGCAAGACATCAATATTAATGGCGGTTCTTCGAGAAGTGCATCGAGGGCATCTCGATCTGAATGAGCAAATCCTCTACGAAGATAGACTCCGTGAAGGCGTCGTATCAGGGACATTCAAATACCTGACGCCTGGATTCAGCATCAGCCTGCGGGATGCTCTGGTTCAGATGATTATCGTGAGTGATAACGTTTGCACCCGCATGGTATTGGAGCGTATCGAACTCGCTCAGATCAATGGATTCTGCCAAGCCATTGGTATGCACGATACCGTGCATCGAAATACCATTCCTCGTCCGGACTTGCCAATGGACCATAAGCTGGAAGAGGTCACTACTATTTCGGCTTTCGACCAGGGATTGCTCTACGACCTCATCCTCCAAGGCAGTGTAGATCCTGGCGCAGCTACATTGCTGGGTTGCTCCCCCGAACTGTGCACCTTTGCCTTGGAGGTCCTCAGTTGGCAAAAGCTACGCACAAAGATGGCCTCATTGCTTCCGGCAGATGCAAAGGTCGCCCACAAGGGCGGCACGGGCAAGCGGGGTCGAATGGATGGCGGCATTGTCTATCGTGACGGCGTTCCGCGGTTCATCTTCACGGGTTACACCGATCAAGTTCCCCTGATCATGCCCAACGGACTGCCCGGCTACGCGTCAGCCTTTTCAACATTAGGGCGACTCGCTCGAGTCTGTTGGGATGGCTTTCCATCAACCGGAGCGCTGGCTCATGGATAA
- a CDS encoding CapA family protein, with translation MDKTLINSAATADAPGKLSSSWLSANVEDNFTLVAVGDLIISDAIHARISRRSPDLLEVLKNADVTFGNFEGTAIDLQQYAGYPSALSGGSWLISTPAVAEDLKEMGFNLVSRANNHSTDWGVQGMRSTDELFRRAGIVQAGTGETLAQASAPALLSTGAGRVSLVAAASRFEADARAIDPLGQIQGRPGLNALRTTRFVLVSEQRLQQLADLRDALPQGMMRRSVLAADAKNQVVTLFDTKYRARTNVDKEVEFTFTPDERDRRRILQNIRQAKQTSDFSVFSLHTHEPGNYCETPPDFMPVIAREAIDHGADTVIGHGPHQLRGIEIYKGKPIYYSLGNFFFMENQQFPITRDEYEKDRIEPGTLTEAEFMEHRRVHGVFKEQIWYESVIAVNRFSADGHLREVLLCPVEMHWQDERDADRGIPRLAHGADAHRILSRLQRLSAAYGTTIDIEGDRGLIRL, from the coding sequence ATGGATAAAACACTGATCAACAGCGCTGCCACGGCCGACGCGCCGGGGAAACTTTCATCTTCCTGGCTTTCGGCCAACGTCGAAGACAACTTCACGCTTGTGGCAGTAGGAGACTTGATCATCTCCGACGCCATTCATGCTCGCATAAGCCGACGCTCCCCGGATCTTCTCGAGGTGCTGAAAAATGCTGACGTAACCTTTGGTAATTTCGAAGGTACCGCCATTGATCTTCAGCAGTACGCAGGTTACCCATCCGCGCTGTCGGGAGGCTCTTGGCTGATCAGCACACCCGCCGTAGCCGAAGATCTAAAAGAAATGGGGTTCAATCTGGTCAGTCGCGCAAACAATCACAGCACCGACTGGGGCGTTCAGGGCATGCGCAGCACTGACGAGCTTTTTCGCCGTGCAGGCATCGTCCAGGCAGGAACAGGTGAAACACTCGCCCAAGCCAGTGCTCCCGCCCTATTAAGCACCGGCGCCGGACGGGTATCGCTGGTGGCCGCAGCTTCACGCTTTGAGGCGGATGCTCGTGCCATCGACCCACTCGGGCAGATCCAGGGGCGGCCGGGCCTGAACGCACTGCGAACCACGCGATTTGTCCTGGTCTCTGAACAACGGCTGCAGCAATTGGCCGATCTGCGCGACGCGCTCCCTCAAGGGATGATGCGACGCTCTGTGCTCGCGGCCGATGCGAAAAACCAAGTGGTCACTCTGTTCGACACCAAGTATCGAGCCCGCACCAACGTTGACAAGGAGGTCGAGTTCACTTTCACACCGGATGAGCGAGACCGGCGCCGTATCCTCCAAAACATACGCCAAGCCAAACAGACCTCCGATTTTTCAGTCTTTTCGCTGCATACCCATGAACCGGGCAACTACTGCGAAACACCGCCCGACTTCATGCCGGTCATAGCCCGAGAAGCCATCGATCATGGCGCTGACACGGTGATCGGGCATGGTCCACATCAACTCCGAGGCATCGAAATCTACAAAGGCAAACCGATCTATTATTCCTTGGGTAATTTCTTTTTCATGGAGAATCAACAGTTCCCAATCACCCGAGACGAGTATGAAAAAGACCGCATAGAGCCAGGCACCCTGACAGAAGCCGAGTTTATGGAGCATCGCCGGGTACACGGCGTATTCAAGGAGCAGATCTGGTATGAGAGCGTGATCGCAGTCAATAGATTCAGTGCAGACGGGCACCTGCGGGAGGTCCTGTTGTGCCCTGTCGAAATGCACTGGCAGGACGAGCGCGACGCGGATCGGGGCATACCTCGTTTGGCACATGGCGCGGATGCGCACAGGATACTGAGCCGTCTGCAGCGCCTCTCCGCCGCCTACGGTACGACTATCGACATCGAGGGCGACCGAGGTCTGATTCGCTTGTAA
- a CDS encoding ABC transporter permease, whose protein sequence is MSSHSKDLSSPRLALSLPSKAPPFNPDWRLRLKGLALPVLIILILEIIVRIGWLPSYQMPAPSEIALTLGDLAEGALWKHISASLLRVLLGFTIGASLALIFAAWVGLSREAEAYLEPTFAGLRSIPSLAWVPLLLLWLGIDETSKVVLIAIGAFFPVYLNGVAAIRNIDRKLVEVGHMYGFNRRRLVRRILLPAALPGLFTGLRSGMSLAWMFLVAAELIAATKGLGYLLSDGRETSRPDIVLAAIIVLAVLGKLSDGILAGLEKRFLAWRDTFTGTEE, encoded by the coding sequence ATGAGCAGTCATAGCAAAGACCTTTCCAGCCCACGCCTGGCCCTATCACTACCGAGCAAGGCGCCCCCGTTCAACCCCGACTGGCGCTTGCGGCTCAAGGGGCTGGCGCTGCCGGTGTTGATCATCTTGATCCTGGAAATCATCGTGCGCATCGGTTGGCTGCCCTCTTACCAGATGCCGGCCCCCAGCGAGATCGCCCTTACGCTAGGCGACCTGGCCGAGGGTGCGCTGTGGAAACACATCAGCGCCAGCCTGCTACGGGTATTGCTGGGCTTCACCATCGGCGCCAGCCTGGCATTGATCTTCGCCGCCTGGGTTGGCTTGAGCCGGGAAGCCGAAGCCTACCTGGAACCCACCTTCGCCGGCCTGCGCTCGATCCCCAGCCTGGCCTGGGTGCCGTTGCTCCTGCTGTGGCTGGGCATCGACGAAACCTCGAAGGTGGTGCTGATCGCCATCGGCGCGTTCTTCCCCGTCTACCTCAATGGCGTGGCAGCAATTCGCAACATCGACCGCAAGCTGGTGGAGGTCGGCCATATGTACGGTTTCAATCGCCGCCGCCTGGTACGCCGGATTCTCCTGCCCGCCGCCCTGCCCGGCCTGTTCACCGGATTGCGCAGCGGCATGAGCCTGGCCTGGATGTTCCTGGTAGCCGCCGAACTGATCGCCGCCACCAAGGGCTTGGGTTATCTGTTGAGCGACGGCCGCGAAACCTCGCGCCCGGATATCGTGCTGGCGGCGATCATCGTGCTCGCCGTGCTGGGCAAGCTCAGCGACGGCATTCTTGCCGGCTTGGAAAAACGTTTCCTGGCCTGGCGCGACACCTTTACCGGCACCGAGGAATGA
- a CDS encoding CocE/NonD family hydrolase → MNLTSVSGFDALKVMRDQQVTVRDGISLATDIYFPRDRNGALPVIIERTPYGKTNPSRSELSLDGHLLTREEMAARFAAAGFITVFQDCRGRYASQGEFVKYLSEGEDGFDTLVWLLEQPWCNGKIGSMGLSYAAHTQLAMACLNPPGLMTMVLDSGGFSNAYHCGIRQGGAFELKQATWAYKQALQSPTALADPNVLKALEHEDIRQWFTCMPWVQGESPLRHVPEYEDYLLEQWRMGTFGPYWEQIGINAEHHYENIPDIPILHMSSWYDVYVGSTLKNRTSLSESKCAPQHLIMGPWLHGDRNVTHSGDVDFGPAAAFDGNVDTDWVACRIRWFERWLTQNDERQVGATVKVFLMGGGSGQRDQEGHLDHGGQWLRGDQWPLMGSQEEVFYLHNNLSLGSQPPVETHACRSYISNPDHPVPTIGGALTSGAPVFYGGAFDQRETSGFFASQGNDLPLCARPDVLSFQTAPLEKDLIVAGPISIELFVESEGLDTDFTAKLVDVYPPSSDYPQGYAMNITDGILRCRYRNNWSEPTLMTPGERVRIRIEPFATCNRFAKGHRLRLDIASSNFPHFDVNPNSGEPEGQALQKTKVLNTVHFSKQCPSRLILTTLDESQTTR, encoded by the coding sequence ATGAACCTTACTTCCGTATCTGGTTTTGACGCACTGAAAGTCATGCGTGATCAGCAAGTGACGGTGCGCGATGGGATTAGCCTAGCCACGGATATCTATTTTCCTCGTGATCGAAACGGCGCGCTGCCGGTCATTATCGAACGCACCCCCTACGGTAAAACCAATCCATCTCGATCAGAGCTGAGCCTTGACGGTCATCTGCTGACGCGTGAGGAAATGGCAGCGCGTTTTGCGGCGGCGGGATTTATCACTGTATTTCAAGATTGCAGAGGCCGGTACGCGTCACAAGGCGAGTTCGTTAAGTATCTGTCTGAAGGCGAGGATGGATTTGACACGTTGGTCTGGCTGCTGGAACAACCCTGGTGTAATGGCAAGATTGGCAGTATGGGACTTTCATATGCCGCGCATACCCAGTTGGCAATGGCATGCCTGAATCCCCCTGGACTCATGACCATGGTGCTCGACTCCGGTGGTTTCTCCAATGCGTATCACTGTGGGATTCGCCAAGGCGGAGCCTTCGAGCTCAAGCAGGCAACATGGGCCTATAAACAAGCGCTGCAAAGTCCAACGGCACTGGCAGATCCTAATGTGCTGAAGGCACTGGAACACGAGGACATCCGCCAGTGGTTTACATGCATGCCGTGGGTGCAAGGCGAGTCACCCTTGCGCCATGTACCGGAGTACGAAGACTATCTGCTTGAACAGTGGCGAATGGGAACCTTCGGGCCCTACTGGGAGCAGATCGGGATCAACGCTGAACACCACTACGAGAATATCCCGGACATCCCGATCCTGCACATGTCCAGTTGGTACGACGTGTATGTCGGATCCACGCTGAAGAATCGGACATCGCTGAGTGAGTCAAAGTGCGCACCACAACACCTGATCATGGGGCCGTGGTTACACGGTGATCGAAACGTGACTCACAGTGGCGATGTCGATTTTGGCCCCGCCGCAGCTTTTGATGGAAACGTCGATACCGATTGGGTGGCTTGCCGGATTCGGTGGTTTGAACGGTGGTTAACTCAAAACGACGAGCGCCAGGTCGGCGCAACAGTGAAAGTTTTCCTGATGGGCGGCGGCAGCGGCCAGCGCGATCAAGAGGGACATCTGGACCATGGCGGTCAATGGTTGAGGGGCGACCAGTGGCCGCTAATGGGCAGTCAGGAAGAAGTGTTTTATCTGCACAACAATCTCAGCCTGGGATCGCAGCCACCGGTTGAGACCCACGCATGCAGAAGCTACATCTCCAATCCCGACCATCCGGTTCCAACCATCGGCGGCGCGCTGACCTCGGGTGCCCCGGTGTTTTATGGCGGCGCTTTTGACCAACGTGAGACATCCGGTTTTTTTGCCAGCCAGGGAAACGACCTACCTCTCTGCGCCAGGCCGGACGTCCTGTCTTTTCAAACAGCGCCGCTAGAGAAGGATCTTATCGTCGCCGGCCCGATTTCCATCGAACTCTTTGTAGAAAGCGAGGGCCTGGACACGGACTTCACCGCCAAGTTGGTAGATGTATATCCTCCCTCTTCGGACTATCCACAAGGTTATGCGATGAATATTACCGATGGCATCCTGCGTTGCCGCTATCGGAATAATTGGTCGGAACCGACGCTGATGACGCCGGGGGAGCGCGTGAGGATTCGAATTGAACCGTTCGCAACTTGCAACCGTTTTGCCAAGGGGCATAGGCTTCGACTGGACATTGCAAGTAGTAATTTCCCGCATTTTGACGTCAATCCCAATAGTGGCGAACCTGAAGGCCAGGCTCTGCAAAAAACCAAAGTATTAAACACCGTGCATTTTTCCAAACAGTGTCCCTCTCGCTTGATATTAACCACCTTGGATGAATCGCAGACAACTCGATAA
- a CDS encoding aliphatic sulfonate ABC transporter substrate-binding protein translates to MKPAFRFSLARARFLISACILVLSLPSMTQAAESPPAEVHLDYAYYSPVSLVLKHFGYLEKALPQTKVNWVLSQGSNRSLEYLNSGGVDFASSASLAAVLSRANGSPIKSVYVYSRAEWTALVVRKDSPYQTVADLKGKKIAATKGTDPYLFTLRTLQQAGLNKDDVELVHLQHPDGRTALEKGDVDAWAGLDPHMAASEVQAGSRLLYRNPAFNSYGVVSVTEKYAQEHPQTIKTVLAAYEQAREWAVGHPQELARLLADESGLPLEVARLQLSRTDLGNPQLSAKDVLASKAAAPILVSEELVRRGVNVDQVIEQLLDTGRQQAVARQ, encoded by the coding sequence ATGAAACCCGCCTTCCGCTTCTCCCTGGCCCGTGCCAGATTCCTGATCAGTGCCTGCATCCTGGTACTGAGCTTGCCGTCCATGACCCAGGCCGCAGAGAGCCCGCCGGCCGAGGTGCATCTGGATTACGCCTATTACTCGCCGGTCAGTCTGGTGCTCAAGCACTTTGGTTATCTGGAAAAGGCCCTGCCCCAGACCAAGGTGAATTGGGTCCTGAGCCAGGGCAGTAACCGTTCCCTGGAATACCTCAACAGCGGCGGCGTCGATTTCGCCTCCTCCGCCAGCCTGGCGGCGGTGTTGAGCCGAGCCAACGGCAGCCCGATCAAGTCGGTGTATGTCTACAGCCGCGCCGAATGGACCGCCCTGGTGGTGCGCAAGGATTCGCCGTACCAGACGGTCGCTGACCTGAAGGGCAAGAAGATCGCCGCCACCAAAGGCACCGATCCCTATCTGTTTACCCTGCGCACCCTGCAACAGGCTGGACTGAACAAAGACGACGTGGAGCTGGTGCACCTGCAACATCCGGATGGTCGCACCGCCCTGGAAAAAGGTGACGTCGACGCCTGGGCAGGCCTCGACCCGCACATGGCCGCCAGCGAAGTCCAGGCCGGATCACGCCTGTTGTATCGCAACCCCGCTTTCAACAGCTACGGCGTGGTCAGCGTCACGGAGAAATATGCCCAGGAGCACCCGCAGACCATCAAGACTGTGCTTGCCGCCTACGAACAAGCGCGTGAGTGGGCGGTAGGCCATCCGCAGGAGCTGGCCAGGTTGCTGGCCGACGAATCCGGGCTGCCATTGGAAGTGGCCAGATTGCAGTTGTCGCGCACTGACCTGGGTAACCCACAACTGAGCGCCAAGGATGTGCTGGCCTCCAAGGCTGCCGCGCCGATCCTGGTCTCCGAGGAATTGGTCCGTCGCGGGGTGAATGTGGACCAGGTGATCGAACAACTGCTCGACACCGGTCGCCAGCAGGCCGTGGCCCGTCAATAA
- a CDS encoding YfcC family protein → MTAITKSSAALDEKIAGEKHSTSSRQINPAVILLAIVFLAVILTYLVDSGEYRRKGELVLPGTFEQLEKNSALSHLFSVEARKEADVKPVSIVEGLMAIPNGLVKQSGLIFMVILIGGMFGVLNRSGTIDSGLTRMLALARGNIYILVPSIMLILSLGSSCLGMAKEYVMVVPLMVAMAHRMGLPTIIGLAIVVISVKIGFLSSISNPVALGIAQPIVGLPVFSGMGMRAATFVVFMLVGTAFVLMCIRRTGVDVRAHVINDNTRLSARHVLTLLTLLAGVSFLVYASNTWKWKFTELSAYYIGMSILFAAISGVGATAAADAFLSGMKKVMMAGLLIGLATAVEDVLSTGKILDSVVNGLASMIGGHSPTVSAFGMFFAQLGLDVLIPSTSGGAAVTMPIFGPLGQLTGVTPQTSVYAFLLGHGLTNMITPTSSGLLVLLATAQVGWGQWARFILPLFVTYFGIALVMLAIAVSTGY, encoded by the coding sequence ATGACAGCCATTACTAAAAGTAGCGCCGCCCTCGACGAAAAGATTGCTGGTGAAAAGCACTCGACGTCCAGCCGGCAGATCAATCCTGCGGTTATTTTGCTTGCCATCGTTTTCTTAGCAGTCATCTTGACCTACCTGGTTGATTCCGGAGAGTACCGACGAAAAGGCGAACTCGTATTACCGGGCACGTTTGAACAGTTGGAAAAAAATAGCGCGCTCTCACATTTATTCAGCGTGGAAGCGCGAAAAGAAGCAGATGTCAAACCCGTATCAATTGTTGAAGGGCTCATGGCAATCCCCAACGGATTGGTAAAACAATCCGGATTGATTTTCATGGTCATATTGATAGGCGGCATGTTTGGCGTTCTAAACCGATCGGGAACAATAGACTCCGGCCTGACCCGGATGCTGGCACTTGCAAGGGGAAATATCTACATATTGGTCCCGTCGATCATGCTGATACTTTCCTTGGGCAGCTCATGTCTTGGTATGGCTAAAGAATACGTGATGGTCGTGCCGCTCATGGTTGCCATGGCCCATAGAATGGGACTGCCTACAATAATTGGACTCGCCATTGTCGTCATTTCGGTGAAAATAGGATTTCTTTCTTCCATTTCCAACCCAGTGGCTCTAGGGATTGCCCAACCCATCGTTGGCTTACCTGTATTTAGCGGAATGGGAATGCGCGCCGCTACATTTGTTGTATTCATGCTAGTCGGTACTGCATTCGTCTTGATGTGCATCCGCCGTACCGGGGTAGATGTACGTGCCCATGTCATCAATGACAACACGCGCCTCTCGGCTCGGCATGTACTTACGCTCCTGACCTTATTAGCAGGCGTCAGTTTTCTGGTCTATGCCTCCAACACTTGGAAGTGGAAGTTTACCGAACTCAGTGCCTACTATATCGGGATGAGCATTCTGTTCGCCGCCATCAGCGGCGTGGGTGCGACTGCCGCCGCCGACGCGTTCCTGAGCGGAATGAAAAAAGTCATGATGGCGGGCCTTCTCATTGGATTGGCAACCGCGGTGGAAGACGTTCTTTCAACCGGAAAAATCCTCGACTCCGTGGTTAATGGACTTGCCAGCATGATAGGAGGCCATAGTCCCACAGTTTCGGCTTTTGGCATGTTTTTTGCGCAACTGGGTCTCGATGTACTGATTCCATCGACCTCAGGAGGCGCGGCGGTAACGATGCCGATTTTTGGTCCTCTTGGCCAATTAACAGGCGTGACACCACAAACAAGCGTCTACGCGTTTTTGCTGGGGCATGGGCTGACCAATATGATTACTCCTACGTCCAGTGGCTTGTTGGTATTGCTCGCCACCGCACAAGTAGGTTGGGGTCAATGGGCGCGCTTTATTCTTCCCTTATTCGTTACCTACTTCGGTATCGCACTCGTCATGCTCGCCATTGCGGTCTCCACGGGCTATTGA